The sequence TGCTGGATATTTCCCCAGTCTGTCCTGGCTCAACAACTGGGTTCAGGACTTTATGGTCTTGGAATTGGTGCTCTTGGCATTGATTGGTCCACTATCTCCTCTTATCTTGGGAGCCCACTTGCCAGTCCATGGTTTGCCACAGCTAATGTGGCTGCAGGATTCATCGTTGTCATGTACTTTTTAACACCATTATCCTATTGGCTTAATGTCTACAAGGCCAAAACCTTCCCTATATTTTCAGATGATCTATTTACATCGACAGGGCAGGAGTATGacatttcatctattattgATTCCAATTTCCATCTTGACATTGCTGCTTATGAAAAGGAAGGACCCCTTTATCTTAGCACATTTTTTGCAATGACTTATGGCGTTGGTTTTGCTGCACTTACTGCTACTATTGTACATGTTGCTCTCTTTCATGGAAGGTAATAAGTTTGAAGGTAAGTTGACAAAAAGGGAACATGTAAATCTATTGAATCTTAGCTACTTTTAGTTGTGAAATTGTAGGGAGGTATGGGAACAGAGCAAAGCAAGCTTTAAAGAGACAAAAATGGACATACATACAAAACTGATGAGGAAGTACAAGCAAGTTCCTGAATGGTGGTTCCTATGCATACTTTTGGCCAACATTGCAGCCACTATCTTTGCTTGTGAGTATTATAATGAGCAGCTCCAATTGCCATGGTGGGGTGTTTTGCTGGCTTGTGGAATTGCCATTGTTTTCACTCTTCCCATTGGCATCATCACTGCCATCACAAATCAGGTGCTTGTTGTAATTCGAACACAAAATAGGAAGCACTGTGCATGGAGACATTTTCGATTTTCATACCTCATTTCTTTTGATGACAGACACCAGGTTTGAACATCATCACTGAGTATGTAATTGGGTATATCTACCCAGGATATCCAGTTGCCAACATGTGCTTCAAGGTGTATGGATACATAAGTATGACACAGGCCATTACTTTTTTGCAAGACTTTAAACTTGGCCATTACATGAAGATTCCTCCAAGAACAATGTTCATGGCACAGGTAAGTTTCACAAGATGAGTTTCCAAAATCCAGGTTTTCCACCTGCCAATGAGCTTTGGCCCAAATCAACTCTAGTCATTGTCATTTCCAAGACTCAGATTATGAGCTCGATTACATCTTATATAAGCCTTGCATTATTTCCATAAATATATCTGTTTAATTTTGGTTACAGATTGTGGGAACAATCATTGCCTGTTTAACATATCTGGGCACTGCATGGTGGCTAATGGAAACGATCCCAGATATCTGTGAGACAACAGCCTCCAACAGTGTCTGGACTTGTCCGAGCGACACAGTGTTCTACGATGCATCTGTGATATGGGGTTTGATTGGACCTAGAAGAATTTTCGGAGATTTAGGCACGTATGAAGCAATCAATTGGTTCTTCCTAGGTGGAGCAATTGCACCAATACTTGTATGGTTAGCTGCTAAGGCATTCCCTCACCAAGAATGGATTAGACTCATTAACATGCCAGTGCTAATAGGGGCAACAGGAATGATGCCACCAGCTACAGCAGTTAACTACACAAGCTGGATAATTATGGGTTTT comes from Ricinus communis isolate WT05 ecotype wild-type chromosome 5, ASM1957865v1, whole genome shotgun sequence and encodes:
- the LOC8288825 gene encoding oligopeptide transporter 7, whose product is MEEETLEIRAPLITKDEKIEDYNDTPPSSSANSKQEIYQQLQETEENSPVKQVALTVSTTDDTSLPVLTFRMWFLGAISCILLSFLNQFFWYRTEPLSITAISAQIAVVPLGQLMAAKITDRVFFKGTRCEFTLNPGPFNVKEHVLITIFANSGAGSVYAIHVVTVVKVFYKKHITFFVSFIVIITTQVLGFGWAGIFRRYLVEPAAMWWPANLVQVSLFRALHEKEERPKGGVTRIQFFLIAFICSFAYYFFPGYLFQMLTSLSWICWIFPQSVLAQQLGSGLYGLGIGALGIDWSTISSYLGSPLASPWFATANVAAGFIVVMYFLTPLSYWLNVYKAKTFPIFSDDLFTSTGQEYDISSIIDSNFHLDIAAYEKEGPLYLSTFFAMTYGVGFAALTATIVHVALFHGREVWEQSKASFKETKMDIHTKLMRKYKQVPEWWFLCILLANIAATIFACEYYNEQLQLPWWGVLLACGIAIVFTLPIGIITAITNQTPGLNIITEYVIGYIYPGYPVANMCFKVYGYISMTQAITFLQDFKLGHYMKIPPRTMFMAQIVGTIIACLTYLGTAWWLMETIPDICETTASNSVWTCPSDTVFYDASVIWGLIGPRRIFGDLGTYEAINWFFLGGAIAPILVWLAAKAFPHQEWIRLINMPVLIGATGMMPPATAVNYTSWIIMGFLSGFVVYRYRPDLWQRYNYVLSGSLDAGLAFMGVLIYLCLGIEDISVDWWGNDLDGCPLATCPTAQGVVVDGCPVFS